A window of Campylobacter ureolyticus contains these coding sequences:
- a CDS encoding RrF2 family transcriptional regulator, which translates to MPILTTKGVYGLMAIAEIANASKFTPISIKDISDKTGVSKGYLEQILNDLRNAKIISSKKGKNGGYFLRKPAQKISFYDIFHTLEKDFKMTNLDVKDEILQQFFKNGDEKLKEVFSLPISNIIKTTEDSSKNLDSTI; encoded by the coding sequence ATGCCAATTTTAACAACAAAAGGAGTTTATGGGCTTATGGCTATTGCTGAAATAGCCAATGCTAGTAAATTTACACCAATTTCTATAAAAGATATCTCCGATAAAACAGGAGTTTCAAAAGGATATTTAGAGCAAATTTTAAATGATTTAAGAAATGCAAAGATAATTTCTAGTAAAAAAGGTAAAAACGGTGGATATTTTTTAAGAAAACCAGCCCAAAAGATAAGTTTTTACGATATTTTTCATACATTAGAAAAAGATTTTAAGATGACAAATTTAGATGTTAAAGATGAGATACTGCAACAATTTTTTAAAAATGGCGATGAAAAACTTAAAGAGGTATTTAGCTTGCCCATAAGCAATATCATAAAAACAACAGAAGATAGTTCAAAAAATTTAGATTCTACTATTTAA
- a CDS encoding O-acetylhomoserine aminocarboxypropyltransferase/cysteine synthase family protein, with the protein MQKDTIATHFGYDSKLGYGTMAVPIYFNTAYDFGSAKMAADRFALKDIGPIYTRLTNPTTEIFEKRICALEEGSDAIATSSGQAATFMSIANLAANGDNVILSDKVYGGSTTLIAYSLKRFGIKTKIFDPENPKNLENLIDDNTKAILFETLSNPQISVAKVDEIVKIANKFKIATIADNTVATPTLYNPLKDGVSVVIHSASKYISGQGLSLGGAVIANKNLNNFLKNNPRYQHFNEPDESYHGLVYADLVDSFDIFTLRARFGLMRDFGFTLSPFNAFQLIQGLETLDLRVAKHSQNALKIAQFLENHPLVKSVNYPGLSSSNSNSIIKSKFKDGMASGLLAFEVESYEKARQISDKVKLFSVVVNIGDSKSIITHPASTTHSQLSKDELKKAGIKDGLIRLSIGLENADDLIDDLKKGLE; encoded by the coding sequence ATGCAAAAAGATACTATTGCGACCCACTTTGGATATGACTCAAAACTAGGCTATGGGACTATGGCAGTTCCTATTTATTTTAATACAGCTTATGATTTCGGAAGTGCCAAAATGGCGGCTGATAGATTTGCATTAAAAGATATTGGACCTATTTATACAAGACTTACAAATCCAACAACCGAAATTTTTGAAAAAAGAATTTGTGCATTAGAAGAAGGAAGTGATGCTATCGCTACTTCAAGTGGACAAGCTGCAACTTTTATGTCAATTGCAAATTTAGCTGCAAATGGCGACAATGTTATACTTTCAGATAAAGTTTATGGCGGAAGTACAACTTTGATTGCTTATAGTCTTAAAAGATTTGGCATAAAAACTAAGATTTTCGATCCTGAAAATCCTAAAAATTTGGAAAATTTGATAGATGATAATACAAAAGCTATACTTTTTGAAACTCTGTCAAACCCTCAAATTTCAGTTGCAAAAGTTGATGAAATAGTAAAAATCGCAAATAAATTTAAAATTGCAACGATTGCTGATAATACAGTTGCAACGCCTACGCTTTACAACCCTTTAAAAGATGGAGTTAGTGTTGTAATCCATAGTGCGAGTAAATATATAAGCGGTCAAGGTTTGAGTTTGGGCGGAGCTGTAATAGCTAATAAAAATTTAAATAATTTTTTAAAAAATAATCCAAGATATCAACATTTTAACGAGCCTGATGAGAGTTATCATGGGCTTGTTTATGCTGATTTAGTTGATAGTTTTGATATATTTACTTTAAGAGCTAGATTTGGACTTATGAGAGATTTTGGTTTTACCCTATCACCATTTAATGCTTTTCAGCTTATTCAAGGGCTTGAAACATTGGATTTAAGAGTTGCAAAACACTCACAAAACGCCTTAAAAATAGCTCAGTTTTTGGAAAATCACCCCTTGGTAAAAAGTGTAAATTATCCAGGACTTAGCAGCTCAAACTCAAATAGTATTATAAAATCAAAATTTAAAGATGGTATGGCTAGCGGGCTTTTGGCTTTTGAGGTTGAAAGCTATGAAAAAGCAAGGCAAATTTCAGATAAAGTTAAGCTTTTCTCAGTTGTTGTAAATATCGGTGATAGTAAATCAATCATAACTCACCCAGCTTCTACGACACATTCCCAACTAAGCAAAGATGAACTTAAAAAAGCCGGTATAAAAGATGGGCTTATTAGACTTAGTATAGGTCTTGAAAATGCAGATGATTTAATAGATGACTTAAAGAAGGGATTAGAATAA
- a CDS encoding calcium-binding protein: MDAKEIVLNYYAKDGVVIDGKNNYSDSVNVINGSYKKIATRSLDAMSAVTYSAKSFDLGGLKEGIGIANDSFKLFSGIFGLIEGIFKDLQKTAKEWNGSLNDAIKRVDDAVASMNTALEKNEKIKDGDIINLFNGFLAIAGNAVAITNPALGITIGLASTSLAGIASLMQNTTIAQNIVDGSLTIFNNVINSLESQGVDFSNSMIVPEELPHTLQDLWKEVTGAYRDKMVGDNEDNVLFGGRGDDVLYGYSGDDVLVGGTGQDIIFGGKGNDYISGGQGWDRIDGGLGDDFINGGNGNDILKGGMGDDTYFFKKGDGMDTISDMPAANLANKDGGYDTILFDKDVKKEDITFLNIAGVLSIKYDEKNKGLISAFGHFLDDRRSIEKIELSSTGEFITKDQISKVIQDLNSYAKDNMIVLTHDNVKNNAELMNIVMSGWQTA; the protein is encoded by the coding sequence ATGGATGCAAAAGAAATTGTTTTAAACTATTATGCAAAAGATGGCGTTGTCATAGACGGGAAGAATAATTATAGCGATTCAGTAAATGTTATAAATGGTAGCTATAAAAAGATAGCAACAAGATCTCTTGATGCAATGAGTGCTGTGACATATTCTGCTAAATCTTTTGACCTAGGTGGCCTTAAAGAAGGAATAGGTATAGCAAATGATTCTTTTAAGCTTTTTAGTGGTATTTTTGGACTTATAGAAGGTATATTTAAAGATCTTCAAAAAACAGCCAAAGAGTGGAACGGTTCTTTAAATGATGCTATTAAAAGGGTTGATGATGCAGTAGCCTCTATGAACACAGCTTTGGAAAAAAATGAAAAGATTAAAGATGGTGATATTATTAATCTTTTTAATGGTTTTTTGGCAATAGCTGGTAACGCGGTTGCTATAACAAATCCTGCACTTGGTATAACAATAGGTCTTGCAAGCACAAGTTTAGCAGGAATTGCTTCTCTTATGCAAAATACTACCATAGCACAAAATATAGTTGATGGTTCACTTACTATATTTAATAATGTGATAAATTCACTTGAATCTCAAGGGGTTGATTTTTCAAATAGTATGATAGTCCCAGAAGAACTTCCTCATACATTGCAAGATTTATGGAAAGAAGTAACAGGTGCTTATAGAGATAAAATGGTAGGAGATAATGAGGATAATGTACTGTTTGGCGGTAGAGGAGATGATGTATTATATGGATATAGTGGTGATGATGTATTAGTTGGTGGAACAGGTCAAGATATTATATTTGGTGGAAAAGGAAATGACTATATATCTGGTGGTCAAGGCTGGGACCGTATTGATGGTGGATTAGGAGATGACTTTATAAATGGTGGAAATGGTAACGATATCCTAAAAGGTGGAATGGGAGATGATACTTATTTCTTTAAAAAAGGCGATGGTATGGACACTATAAGTGATATGCCTGCTGCAAATTTAGCAAATAAAGATGGTGGTTATGACACTATACTATTTGATAAAGATGTTAAAAAAGAAGATATAACATTTTTAAATATAGCTGGAGTATTGTCTATAAAATATGATGAAAAGAACAAAGGTTTAATATCTGCTTTTGGACATTTCTTAGATGATAGAAGATCAATAGAAAAAATAGAGCTTTCTTCAACTGGAGAGTTTATAACAAAAGATCAGATTTCAAAAGTAATACAAGATTTAAATAGTTATGCTAAAGACAATATGATAGTTCTTACTCATGATAATGTTAAAAACAATGCTGAGCTTATGAATATAGTTATGAGCGGCTGGCAAACAGCTTAA
- a CDS encoding peptidase domain-containing ABC transporter gives MFAGQFSSPVMRLVSLWNEFQQALLSVDRLGDILNTPTEQITNKPITLNNIQGDIKFDNVSFKYTPSSNLVLKNINLHITPNKSIGIVGRSGSGKSTITKLIERLYLQDEGAIYIDGIDIRHLNPYILRQNIGVVLQESYLFSGSIKDNISFASPGASMEDIIKVSQIAGANEFIATLDKGYDTAVGERGSSLSGGQKQRIAIARALINNPRILIFDEATSALDYESESIITQNLSQIKQNKTFIIIAHRLSTVRNCDEIIVMDKGEIKERGTHEELIKLNGYYKNLYDKQNLK, from the coding sequence ATGTTTGCAGGACAGTTTAGCTCCCCAGTTATGAGATTAGTTAGTCTTTGGAATGAGTTTCAACAAGCTTTACTTAGCGTAGATAGATTAGGCGATATTTTAAATACCCCAACAGAACAAATCACAAATAAACCAATAACTTTAAATAATATTCAAGGTGATATAAAATTTGACAATGTCAGTTTTAAATATACACCAAGTTCAAATTTGGTCTTAAAAAATATAAACTTACACATAACTCCAAATAAAAGCATAGGAATAGTTGGAAGAAGTGGAAGTGGAAAAAGCACAATCACAAAGTTAATTGAAAGGCTTTATTTGCAAGATGAAGGTGCAATTTACATTGATGGTATAGATATAAGACATTTAAATCCCTATATTCTTAGACAAAACATAGGAGTGGTTTTACAAGAGAGTTATTTATTTAGTGGAAGTATAAAAGATAATATCTCATTTGCTTCTCCTGGAGCTAGTATGGAAGATATAATAAAAGTTAGCCAAATTGCTGGAGCAAATGAGTTTATAGCTACTTTAGATAAAGGCTATGATACAGCAGTTGGAGAAAGAGGATCATCACTAAGTGGTGGACAAAAACAAAGAATTGCAATAGCAAGAGCCTTAATAAACAACCCTAGAATTTTAATATTTGATGAGGCAACTTCAGCACTTGATTATGAAAGTGAAAGTATAATCACTCAAAATTTATCTCAAATTAAACAAAATAAAACATTTATAATAATAGCTCATAGACTAAGTACAGTTAGAAATTGTGATGAGATTATAGTTATGGATAAAGGTGAGATTAAAGAAAGAGGTACTCATGAAGAGCTTATTAAATTAAATGGATATTATAAGAATTTGTATGATAAACAAAATTTAAAATAA
- a CDS encoding cysteine peptidase family C39 domain-containing protein — MLGLICAINQIPFDPKSIINKFALTKNEPSIEEFVRILKTCEFKTKIKTLSLENLTKYEAPFVLQDKNGLYFTVLKVVKKDNKSNNKSVNSKNLNDNKSNSKSSNNNNSTKKNSKNKEI, encoded by the coding sequence ATTTTAGGACTTATCTGTGCAATTAACCAAATTCCCTTTGACCCAAAATCTATAATTAATAAATTTGCACTTACTAAAAATGAGCCAAGTATTGAAGAGTTTGTAAGAATTCTTAAAACTTGTGAGTTTAAAACTAAAATAAAAACATTAAGCTTAGAAAATTTAACTAAATATGAAGCTCCTTTTGTTTTACAAGATAAAAATGGACTTTATTTTACTGTTTTAAAAGTTGTTAAAAAAGATAATAAATCAAATAATAAAAGTGTAAATAGTAAAAATTTAAATGATAATAAGTCAAATAGTAAAAGTTCAAATAATAATAATTCAACCAAGAAAAACTCAAAAAATAAGGAAATTTAA
- a CDS encoding site-specific DNA-methyltransferase, with amino-acid sequence MSISLNYDIKKTEIEILEKINRCSSDKLNVIYSDQKTKLIYQDNFQAMSILLKTYNNKIDLVYIDPPFNTGQDFFYSNSRTSSISNSETDKLAYSDIFELDDYLEFIRERLFLIHKLLSDKGTLYLHIDIKMGHYIKIILDEIFGKDNFLNEITRIKSNPKNFKRKAYGNIKDTIYVYAKKKCMQIFNDISIKLSDEELLKKFPKIDKNGERYTTVPCHAPGETLNGNTGKKWRGLLPPKGRHWRSSPDELEMLDKTGLIEWSKTNNPRIKKYAKDHKGKKIQDIWGNFKDPQYPKYPTEKNLEMLELIVKQSSNENSIIMDCFCGSGSFLIAGLKNNRNVIGIDISEQSMKISKQNIIK; translated from the coding sequence ATGTCTATATCTTTAAATTATGATATAAAAAAGACTGAAATTGAAATTTTAGAAAAAATAAATAGATGTTCATCAGATAAATTAAATGTTATATATTCAGATCAAAAAACTAAACTTATATATCAAGATAATTTTCAAGCAATGTCTATTTTATTAAAAACATATAATAATAAAATAGATTTAGTTTATATAGATCCCCCTTTTAATACAGGTCAGGATTTTTTTTATTCAAATTCTAGAACATCTTCAATATCTAATTCAGAAACAGATAAATTAGCATATAGTGATATTTTTGAATTAGATGATTATCTAGAATTTATTAGAGAAAGACTTTTTTTGATTCATAAATTATTAAGCGATAAAGGAACTTTATATTTACATATTGATATAAAAATGGGACATTATATTAAAATTATATTAGATGAAATATTTGGAAAAGATAATTTTTTGAATGAAATTACTCGTATAAAATCAAATCCTAAAAACTTTAAAAGAAAAGCATATGGAAATATAAAAGATACAATTTATGTCTATGCTAAAAAAAAATGTATGCAAATTTTTAATGACATATCTATAAAACTTAGCGATGAAGAGCTTTTAAAAAAATTTCCTAAAATAGACAAAAATGGCGAAAGATATACTACTGTTCCTTGCCATGCACCAGGTGAAACACTAAATGGAAACACTGGAAAAAAATGGCGTGGCTTATTACCGCCAAAAGGAAGACACTGGAGAAGCTCTCCTGATGAATTAGAAATGTTAGATAAAACAGGTTTAATAGAATGGTCAAAAACAAACAACCCTCGCATTAAAAAATATGCAAAAGATCACAAAGGAAAAAAAATACAAGATATTTGGGGTAATTTTAAAGATCCACAATATCCAAAATACCCAACTGAAAAAAATTTAGAAATGTTAGAGCTTATTGTAAAGCAATCGTCTAATGAGAATTCTATTATAATGGATTGTTTTTGTGGTAGTGGCTCCTTTTTAATTGCAGGTTTAAAAAATAATCGTAATGTTATCGGAATAGATATAAGTGAGCAAAGTATGAAAATTTCAAAGCAAAATATTATAAAATAA
- a CDS encoding IS1595 family transposase: protein MKNKTTELDIILQLFNSLSNDDKKSFIKEIKNKETSNKVSIKKEIKYCPHCKSTKFVKNGKSSNTQRFLCRDCNKTFTTTNNTIFFSVKKDIKTWKLYIHCMIEKYSLRKTAKICNISLPTAFAWRHKILDALQIMMSEVELNGIVEADETFIPLSFKGNHKNFKLPRLAKKRGTPATKRGLSREQVCVSCGINLNCLSIAKVSNLGKPKLKDLEKVLNGKIIKDSMFVTDSFRAYLKLAKDMELSHIRIPRNKYKAGTFNIQTINSYHSRLKAMITYNFKGVSTKYLNNYLVYHNFVNFAKDNKNDKEIILFDFIQENDCISKSINIANRPNIPLPDVA, encoded by the coding sequence ATGAAAAATAAGACAACAGAGTTAGATATAATTTTACAGCTTTTTAACTCTCTTTCAAATGATGATAAAAAATCATTCATAAAAGAGATAAAAAATAAAGAAACTTCTAACAAAGTATCTATCAAAAAAGAGATTAAATATTGTCCTCATTGTAAATCTACTAAATTTGTTAAAAATGGAAAAAGTAGCAATACTCAAAGATTTTTATGTAGAGATTGTAATAAAACATTTACTACTACAAATAATACGATATTTTTTAGTGTTAAAAAAGATATAAAAACCTGGAAATTATATATTCATTGTATGATAGAAAAATATTCACTTAGAAAAACAGCTAAGATTTGTAATATTTCACTACCTACTGCATTTGCTTGGAGACATAAAATTTTAGATGCTTTGCAAATTATGATGAGTGAAGTTGAATTAAATGGAATAGTTGAAGCTGATGAAACTTTTATACCGCTATCTTTTAAAGGTAATCATAAAAATTTTAAATTGCCACGCTTAGCAAAGAAAAGAGGAACACCTGCTACTAAGCGTGGATTAAGTAGAGAGCAGGTCTGTGTAAGTTGTGGAATAAATTTAAATTGTTTATCTATTGCAAAAGTATCAAATCTTGGCAAACCTAAATTAAAAGATTTAGAAAAGGTTTTAAATGGTAAAATTATAAAAGATAGTATGTTTGTAACTGATAGTTTTAGAGCTTATTTAAAACTTGCAAAAGATATGGAGTTAAGTCATATTAGAATACCAAGAAACAAATATAAAGCTGGAACATTTAATATTCAAACTATAAATAGTTATCATAGTAGATTGAAAGCAATGATAACTTATAATTTTAAAGGTGTTTCAACTAAATATCTTAATAACTATCTTGTTTATCATAATTTTGTAAATTTTGCAAAAGACAATAAAAATGACAAAGAGATAATTCTATTTGATTTTATACAAGAGAATGATTGTATAAGTAAATCTATTAACATCGCTAATAGACCAAATATACCATTGCCAGATGTGGCTTAG
- a CDS encoding YobI family P-loop NTPase, whose translation MLNEAKYQFLIPNDEAEDIEEYSQALKNAFDNNNVKNIAISGIYGSGKSSFIKTFEKNNIQYKFLDISLATFTSRDAKENNQEVDLSLIEKSILEQIFYKVKNKTIPQSRLKKINRLQWLWLKAICIVVFILAYLIVFNQKTIEHILRACEFLLKIHNENITIKISVVVLLVGLFFIIKKILISLSNMNIEKLNLQNLELVANNESASLLNRYLDEILYFFERTNYDAVVFQDLDRFNNLEIFTKLRELNSFINNSEQVNKKIVFIYAIKDEMFKNANERTKFFDFIIPIIPYINATNSKDMFFKYFHDSIEKKFIYDISLFIYDMRLVKNVYNECLIYSKKLDKKLDEKLYKTKLLAMIIYKNFEPNDFENLHKSKGLVYNIFYEEKAKYLETHINKLNEEILKIKEDIKKIENENLNDIKDLRRLYILGSVKIFY comes from the coding sequence ATGTTAAATGAAGCAAAATATCAATTTTTAATTCCAAATGACGAGGCAGAAGATATTGAAGAATATAGTCAAGCACTAAAAAATGCATTTGATAACAATAATGTAAAAAATATTGCAATTTCTGGTATTTATGGCTCAGGAAAGAGTAGTTTCATAAAAACATTTGAAAAAAATAATATCCAGTACAAATTTTTAGATATATCTCTTGCAACATTTACATCTAGAGATGCAAAAGAAAATAATCAAGAAGTAGATTTATCATTGATTGAAAAAAGTATTTTAGAACAAATTTTTTATAAAGTAAAAAATAAAACTATTCCACAATCACGACTTAAAAAAATTAATAGATTACAATGGCTTTGGTTAAAAGCTATTTGTATTGTAGTGTTTATTTTGGCTTATCTTATTGTTTTTAATCAAAAAACAATAGAGCATATTTTACGAGCTTGTGAATTTTTATTAAAAATCCATAATGAAAATATTACTATAAAAATATCAGTAGTTGTTTTACTTGTTGGATTATTTTTTATTATCAAAAAAATATTAATTTCACTTAGCAATATGAATATAGAAAAATTAAATTTACAAAATTTAGAATTAGTTGCAAACAATGAAAGTGCTTCTTTGTTAAATAGATATTTAGATGAAATACTATACTTTTTTGAAAGAACAAATTATGATGCAGTTGTATTTCAAGATTTGGATAGATTTAATAATTTAGAAATCTTTACAAAATTAAGAGAGCTAAATAGTTTTATAAATAATTCTGAACAAGTAAATAAAAAAATAGTTTTTATTTATGCCATAAAAGATGAAATGTTTAAAAATGCAAATGAGCGAACTAAATTTTTTGATTTTATAATTCCTATTATCCCTTATATAAATGCAACAAATTCCAAAGATATGTTTTTCAAATATTTTCATGATTCAATTGAAAAGAAATTTATTTATGATATATCCCTTTTTATTTACGATATGAGATTGGTAAAAAATGTATATAATGAATGTTTAATTTATAGCAAAAAACTTGACAAAAAACTTGATGAAAAACTTTATAAAACTAAACTATTGGCAATGATAATATATAAAAATTTTGAACCTAATGATTTTGAAAACTTACATAAATCAAAAGGTTTGGTTTATAACATTTTTTATGAAGAAAAAGCAAAATACTTAGAAACACATATTAATAAACTTAATGAGGAAATATTAAAAATCAAAGAAGACATTAAAAAAATTGAAAATGAAAACCTTAATGACATAAAAGACTTAAGAAGATTATATATTTTAGGCTCTGTTAAAATATTTTATTGA
- a CDS encoding TolC family protein has product MCIFLFAVFVFSKEEIKKDKLFNSYLGIDNLYVNKEISNNKNILNKTDINTTINNLNYKNSFILNNKFINNTKFDKFIDDNKYSSSNKFKSSYSFNELLNYTLINSPTLNLAKQDIMSAINEYDYSKASYYPEIGISANSEYSKRFNDGYSSLYVGKDNLVSNTSYSNSVSFVINYDLYTFKKDSFKVKAAKENIYASKYKRCMSNYEVSLKLLDNYYEALRYKNQIRYYEILKLIYQKLYTYQKRLSSVGEIDKLALGESAIILADTDYELSSIRLNANNSLNTINQIVGSKIDDISKLEDFNVFNKEFRFIKFEDTFIAKEFDYELKTNEYELKSEQRSYYPTISLYAKYDLYGNDRDDYFDSTKDLKRHGYRVGLSLYLSLFDGGKKKARIKDKEINKEKILLRKEEARLKYEKDIADLELFLSKEDSFNKILKELKEISKNSYNMQEALNKAKESSKIEVLNSYVVLLKKEMSYKEHLLKAGYFINKANIMSGINECKSW; this is encoded by the coding sequence ATGTGTATTTTTTTATTTGCTGTATTTGTCTTTAGCAAAGAAGAAATAAAAAAAGATAAGTTATTTAATAGCTATTTGGGAATTGATAATTTATATGTAAATAAAGAAATATCAAACAATAAAAACATTTTAAATAAAACTGATATAAATACTACAATCAATAATCTTAATTACAAAAACTCATTTATCTTAAATAATAAATTTATCAACAATACAAAATTTGATAAATTTATAGATGACAATAAATATAGCTCATCAAACAAATTTAAAAGTAGTTATAGCTTTAATGAGCTATTAAACTATACTTTAATTAACTCTCCTACTTTAAATTTAGCCAAGCAAGATATTATGAGTGCTATTAATGAGTATGATTACTCAAAAGCTAGTTATTACCCTGAAATTGGAATAAGTGCAAATAGTGAGTATTCAAAAAGATTTAATGATGGATATAGCTCTTTATATGTTGGTAAAGATAATCTTGTCTCAAACACATCTTATTCTAACTCTGTCTCATTTGTGATAAATTATGATTTATATACTTTTAAAAAAGATAGTTTTAAAGTAAAAGCAGCAAAAGAAAATATTTATGCAAGTAAATATAAAAGGTGTATGAGTAACTATGAGGTTTCATTAAAATTATTAGATAATTACTATGAAGCTTTAAGATATAAAAATCAAATAAGATATTATGAGATATTAAAGCTTATTTATCAAAAGCTTTATACTTATCAAAAAAGATTATCTAGTGTTGGAGAGATTGATAAATTAGCTCTTGGAGAAAGTGCAATTATTTTAGCAGATACAGATTATGAATTATCTAGTATTAGATTAAATGCAAATAATTCACTAAATACAATTAATCAAATAGTTGGATCTAAAATAGATGATATCTCTAAATTAGAAGATTTCAATGTTTTTAATAAAGAGTTTAGATTTATTAAATTTGAAGATACTTTTATAGCAAAAGAATTTGATTATGAGTTAAAAACAAATGAGTATGAGTTAAAGTCTGAACAAAGATCTTACTATCCAACTATTTCTTTATATGCAAAGTATGATTTATACGGAAATGACAGAGATGATTATTTTGATTCTACAAAAGATTTAAAAAGACATGGATATAGAGTTGGATTATCACTTTATTTAAGTTTATTTGATGGTGGAAAGAAAAAAGCTAGAATAAAAGATAAAGAGATAAATAAAGAAAAGATTTTACTTAGAAAAGAAGAAGCAAGATTAAAGTATGAAAAAGATATAGCTGATTTAGAACTATTTTTAAGTAAAGAAGATAGTTTTAATAAAATACTAAAAGAGTTAAAAGAAATTTCAAAAAACTCATATAATATGCAAGAAGCTTTAAATAAAGCAAAAGAAAGTTCAAAAATAGAGGTATTAAACTCATATGTTGTTTTACTTAAAAAAGAGATGAGTTATAAAGAACATCTACTAAAAGCAGGATATTTTATAAATAAAGCAAATATAATGAGTGGGATTAATGAGTGTAAAAGTTGGTGA
- a CDS encoding ankyrin repeat domain-containing protein has protein sequence MKNKFLNSFIIITLILVAFIVYNKFKLSGNSHFTVTADTVIKPGSEISKYVTQEEVDSFSFRYSDIHCDEETNSTLIPLRKALMDKDTNKVLNFIKDNNLSADVTMLDKRTPLMYSSFYNDTNTTKELIKLGADVHKKDRYELNALAYAISINSANTVKILLDNNLTVEETPVVQMYGSKTNFYRQLDKIIINGDDIEMIYSKELTLFKCGEGRYGDGLDPFLYVVRSNLYDTAKVILESGYIPTKCKSNSNKYGADCYDNISKYENYEPMLNLLLEHNVSGQPSKELMKKVYDECYNDYNIFLATKNKFLKGDLNLILEEKISLNGTLKTYEKYCNKPNSNFLNTKSYISWKNNYNKNYELYGFLMANKDDKSKVIYLDKNQNKSGN, from the coding sequence TTGAAAAATAAATTTTTAAATTCATTTATAATTATAACTTTAATTTTAGTTGCTTTTATAGTTTATAATAAATTTAAACTCTCTGGAAATTCTCATTTTACAGTCACAGCTGATACAGTTATAAAACCAGGTTCTGAAATTTCAAAGTATGTTACGCAAGAAGAAGTTGATAGTTTTAGTTTTAGATATTCCGATATTCACTGTGATGAAGAGACAAACTCCACTCTTATACCTTTAAGAAAAGCTTTAATGGATAAAGATACAAATAAAGTATTGAATTTCATAAAAGACAATAATCTCTCAGCAGATGTAACAATGCTTGATAAAAGAACTCCTTTAATGTATTCAAGTTTTTATAATGATACAAATACTACAAAAGAGTTAATTAAACTTGGAGCTGATGTTCATAAAAAAGACAGATATGAACTAAATGCTCTAGCTTATGCTATAAGCATAAACTCAGCCAACACTGTAAAAATACTGCTTGATAATAATTTAACCGTAGAAGAAACTCCTGTGGTACAAATGTATGGCAGTAAAACCAACTTTTACAGGCAGCTTGATAAAATCATAATAAACGGTGATGATATTGAAATGATATATAGCAAGGAGTTAACTTTGTTTAAATGTGGTGAGGGAAGATATGGTGATGGTTTGGATCCGTTTTTATATGTGGTTAGATCTAATCTATATGATACCGCAAAAGTTATATTAGAAAGCGGATATATTCCTACAAAATGCAAATCAAATTCAAATAAATATGGAGCTGATTGCTATGATAATATATCAAAATATGAAAACTACGAACCTATGCTAAATCTTCTACTTGAACACAATGTCTCAGGACAACCTTCAAAAGAACTTATGAAAAAGGTGTATGATGAGTGTTATAATGATTATAATATATTTTTAGCTACAAAAAATAAATTTTTAAAAGGTGATTTAAACTTAATATTGGAAGAAAAAATTAGTTTAAACGGAACGTTAAAAACTTATGAAAAATATTGCAATAAACCTAATTCCAATTTTTTGAATACAAAGTCATATATAAGCTGGAAAAATAATTATAATAAAAATTATGAGCTTTATGGATTTTTAATGGCAAATAAAGATGATAAAAGCAAGGTGATTTATCTTGATAAAAATCAAAATAAATCTGGTAATTAA